The following are encoded in a window of Kitasatospora sp. NBC_01250 genomic DNA:
- a CDS encoding SMP-30/gluconolactonase/LRE family protein → MFKKLSTSALSAAVVVAAAAATLTPTSASAACAPLSGARIAVHFDLAKGQTPENIALAPGGAAYVTFAEGRQIAEVSRTGAIRILATLPVPADGGVHTPALGFPLTVGLVRAHDGTLYFLYATGTADLTGVWRLRPGGQPQRIAALPADGLPNGLALDPHTRTLYATDSVLGTIWSVPTAGGTPTAWSTAPELASTGFLGANGLKIHNGALWATNLDKGTVLRIPILPGGQAGEVRTEATGLPGIDDFAFTGHGDQLLAALNGPSEVALVQGDGSHSIVLTPADGLQNPTSIALRGDTVYVLSAAYVTAKDPNLLLAHLDE, encoded by the coding sequence ATGTTCAAGAAGCTTTCCACGTCCGCTCTGTCGGCGGCCGTTGTCGTCGCGGCTGCTGCCGCCACACTCACTCCGACGTCGGCGTCGGCCGCCTGCGCGCCGCTGAGCGGCGCACGGATCGCCGTGCACTTCGACCTGGCCAAGGGGCAGACACCGGAGAACATCGCCCTGGCACCGGGCGGCGCCGCGTACGTCACCTTCGCCGAGGGCCGCCAGATCGCCGAGGTCTCCCGCACCGGCGCCATCCGGATCCTGGCCACCCTGCCCGTGCCCGCCGACGGGGGTGTCCACACCCCCGCCCTGGGCTTCCCGCTGACCGTCGGCCTCGTCCGTGCGCACGACGGGACGCTGTACTTCCTCTACGCCACCGGCACCGCCGACCTGACCGGCGTGTGGCGCCTGCGCCCCGGCGGCCAGCCGCAGCGGATCGCCGCACTGCCCGCCGACGGCCTGCCCAACGGCCTGGCACTGGACCCGCACACCCGCACCCTCTACGCCACCGACTCCGTACTCGGCACCATCTGGAGCGTGCCCACCGCCGGCGGCACCCCCACCGCCTGGTCCACCGCCCCCGAACTGGCCTCCACAGGATTCCTCGGTGCCAACGGCCTGAAGATCCACAACGGCGCGCTCTGGGCCACCAACCTCGACAAGGGCACCGTGCTGCGCATCCCCATCCTGCCCGGCGGACAGGCCGGCGAGGTCCGCACCGAGGCCACTGGGCTGCCGGGGATCGACGACTTCGCCTTCACCGGCCACGGCGACCAGCTGCTGGCCGCCCTCAACGGCCCCAGCGAGGTCGCGCTCGTCCAGGGCGACGGCAGCCACTCCATCGTGCTGACCCCGGCCGACGGCCTGCAGAACCCCACCTCCATCGCCCTGCGCGGCGACACCGTCTACGTGCTGAGCGCCGCCTACGTCACCGCCAAGGACCCCAACCTGCTCCTCGCCCACCTCGACGAGTAG
- a CDS encoding AraC family transcriptional regulator: protein MVLSPLRDSPAVGAIVVNSSALPTARWLDEHRHSRHQLAWAAQGVLGVKVGEDSWVLPPTRALWIPSGVPHRTGATRDAVFHSLYLEPADCPLTWDAPVAVAVDDLLAQLLRHLGRSDLTEAARRRAEAVVFDLLHPLPSTPIRVPDPTDDRARAVAAILLADPADSRTLDGFARATGTSRRTLSRIFVQDTGMTFDHWRTQLRLRAALPMLAEGHPVARVARAVGYATPSAFLAAFRRTVGTSPQRYLAGA from the coding sequence ATGGTGCTCTCTCCCTTGCGCGACTCGCCGGCGGTCGGCGCCATCGTCGTCAACTCCTCCGCGCTTCCCACCGCCCGCTGGCTCGACGAGCACCGGCACTCGCGGCACCAACTCGCCTGGGCGGCGCAGGGCGTGCTGGGGGTGAAGGTGGGCGAGGACTCCTGGGTGCTGCCACCGACACGCGCGCTCTGGATACCCAGCGGGGTACCGCACCGCACGGGGGCCACCCGCGACGCGGTGTTCCACAGCCTCTATCTGGAGCCGGCCGACTGCCCGTTGACGTGGGACGCACCGGTCGCGGTGGCCGTCGACGACCTGCTCGCCCAACTCCTGCGGCACCTCGGCCGGTCGGACCTGACCGAGGCTGCCCGCCGACGCGCCGAGGCGGTCGTTTTCGACCTGCTCCACCCGCTGCCCAGCACCCCGATCCGGGTGCCCGACCCGACCGACGACCGGGCCCGGGCGGTGGCCGCGATCCTGCTCGCCGATCCCGCCGACTCCCGTACCCTGGACGGCTTCGCCCGCGCCACCGGCACCAGTCGTCGCACGCTGAGCAGGATCTTCGTCCAGGACACCGGCATGACGTTCGACCACTGGCGCACCCAGCTGCGGTTGCGGGCGGCGCTGCCGATGCTGGCCGAGGGGCACCCCGTCGCCAGGGTCGCCCGTGCGGTCGGCTACGCCACACCCAGCGCCTTCCTCGCGGCGTTCCGCCGCACCGTCGGCACCTCGCCGCAGCGCTACCTCGCGGGCGCCTGA
- a CDS encoding helix-turn-helix domain-containing protein — protein sequence MTGKSQLGEFLQARRSQVRPEDVGVPTYGERRRVPGLRREELALLAGVSASYYTRLEQGQSLSASPEVLEAIAGALRLDESERRYLHDLVRVDRPRTRGRRPAPERVTQAAGQLLDVLADVPAIVLGRRSDVLAWNRLGHALFAGHLDPGAPDTSAQRPNMARLVFLDRHTRELYADWPSKARAVVGSLRLVAAQYPQDTALHALLGELSAKSAEFASMWADHRVTACTVAGYEMRHPLVGSLSVIQQTLSHGPGPSVVVATTEAGSSSRAALALLAQAVTGSTVAADPARTGSPVDAA from the coding sequence ATGACCGGAAAATCGCAGCTCGGGGAGTTCTTGCAGGCGCGGCGCTCCCAGGTGCGTCCCGAGGATGTCGGGGTGCCCACCTACGGGGAGCGTCGGCGTGTGCCGGGGCTCCGGCGTGAGGAGTTGGCGTTGCTGGCGGGGGTGAGTGCCTCCTACTACACGCGGCTGGAGCAGGGGCAGTCGTTGAGCGCCTCGCCCGAGGTGCTGGAGGCCATCGCCGGCGCTCTGCGGCTGGACGAGTCCGAGCGGCGGTACCTGCACGACCTGGTCCGGGTGGACCGGCCCCGCACTCGGGGTCGGCGGCCCGCGCCGGAGCGGGTGACGCAGGCGGCGGGCCAGTTGCTGGACGTGCTGGCCGACGTCCCCGCCATCGTGCTCGGCCGGCGCAGCGACGTGCTGGCGTGGAACCGCCTGGGCCACGCGCTGTTCGCCGGGCACCTGGACCCCGGCGCCCCGGACACCTCGGCGCAGCGTCCCAACATGGCCCGGCTGGTCTTCCTCGACCGCCACACCCGCGAGCTGTACGCGGACTGGCCGAGCAAGGCCAGGGCGGTGGTGGGGAGTCTGCGCCTGGTGGCGGCGCAGTATCCGCAGGACACGGCGCTGCACGCGCTGCTGGGTGAACTGAGCGCGAAGAGCGCCGAGTTCGCCTCGATGTGGGCCGACCACCGGGTCACGGCGTGCACCGTCGCCGGCTACGAGATGCGGCACCCGCTGGTCGGCTCGCTGAGCGTGATCCAGCAGACGCTCAGTCATGGACCGGGTCCAAGCGTCGTGGTCGCCACTACGGAGGCCGGCTCGTCCTCGCGGGCCGCGCTGGCCCTGCTCGCCCAGGCCGTCACCGGGAGCACCGTCGCGGCCGATCCGGCGCGGACGGGTTCGCCGGTCGACGCCGCCTGA